One window of the Pedobacter ginsengisoli genome contains the following:
- a CDS encoding cystathionine gamma-synthase family protein yields the protein MSNKKGFTTTILHSDRLLKPEFGALHQPVHNAVTWGYDDVQGLVNVFQNKTKGYAYSRQGNPTTAALEHKVTQMEQGLASVSFATGMAAISSTILALIKAGDHIIASSYLFGNTRSIMQTYMDMGLEISFVDATDVQNIKNAYQENTRMVFVETIANPATQVSDLGAIGDFCEDKKLIYVVDNTMTSPYLFRPVAVKASLVINSLTKYIGGHGNALGGSVTDTGLFNWLNFPNIAPIIREQIRPEMQGLTQIRKRGLRDGGGTLAPEAAHSISVGSETIALRLERACSNAAALAEFLDNHPLISKVYYPGLKSHPQHELASNLFHRYGGLMSFALVDGIDCFKFLNELKLVIKSSNLGDTRTLAIPVAHTIFFELGKERRDEMGIPDSMVRLSVGIEDQEDLIADFSAAFEAVAN from the coding sequence ATGAGCAATAAAAAAGGATTTACAACCACCATACTTCATTCAGACCGACTTTTGAAACCAGAATTCGGTGCATTACATCAACCTGTTCATAACGCAGTAACCTGGGGATACGACGATGTTCAGGGATTGGTAAATGTTTTTCAAAACAAAACCAAGGGCTATGCTTATTCCCGTCAGGGTAATCCAACAACAGCAGCACTGGAGCACAAGGTAACACAAATGGAGCAAGGCTTAGCCTCTGTTTCTTTTGCAACAGGAATGGCTGCTATTTCTTCTACCATACTTGCTTTAATAAAGGCAGGAGATCATATTATTGCAAGTTCATACCTTTTTGGTAACACCAGAAGTATTATGCAGACTTATATGGATATGGGGCTGGAAATTTCTTTTGTTGATGCAACAGATGTTCAGAACATTAAAAATGCTTATCAGGAAAACACCCGAATGGTGTTTGTAGAGACCATAGCAAATCCTGCTACACAGGTATCTGATCTTGGCGCCATTGGCGATTTTTGTGAAGATAAAAAGTTAATCTATGTAGTGGATAATACTATGACATCGCCTTACCTGTTCCGTCCGGTTGCAGTAAAGGCCAGTTTGGTTATCAACTCACTTACTAAATATATTGGAGGCCACGGTAATGCCTTAGGTGGCAGTGTAACTGATACCGGTTTGTTTAACTGGCTTAACTTTCCTAACATTGCACCGATAATCCGCGAGCAGATCCGTCCGGAAATGCAGGGGCTTACTCAAATAAGAAAAAGAGGATTGCGTGATGGTGGAGGTACACTTGCTCCGGAGGCAGCACACAGTATTTCTGTAGGTTCTGAAACCATTGCTTTAAGGTTAGAGCGTGCTTGTAGTAATGCAGCTGCACTTGCCGAATTCCTTGATAATCATCCTTTAATTAGTAAAGTTTATTATCCAGGATTGAAAAGCCATCCTCAACATGAGCTTGCATCAAATCTGTTCCATCGTTATGGCGGATTAATGAGTTTTGCACTTGTTGATGGCATTGATTGCTTTAAGTTCCTGAATGAACTTAAACTGGTTATTAAATCAAGTAATCTTGGTGATACCCGCACGCTTGCCATTCCTGTTGCTCATACCATATTCTTTGAATTAGGTAAAGAAAGACGTGATGAAATGGGGATTCCTGATTCTATGGTTAGATTGTCTGTAGGTATTGAAGATCAAGAAGATCTTATTGCAGATTTCAGCGCTGCTTTTGAGGCTGTTGCCAATTAA